A window of Paenibacillus phoenicis genomic DNA:
GTCCGTATCCAACAGCGCGTCGACTTTATTCACCACGCCTACGACAGGGATCTTCCGTTGCTTCAGTTCGGCCAACAGCTCCCGATAAAAATCATCGGGACCCGCCAACGCATCAATCACCAACAAGGCGAGGTCGGCGCGGTGGATCAGCTCCCGCGTTTTCTGCTTGCGCTGCTCGCCAAGCTCGCCTTCGTCGTCCAGCCCGGCGGTATCAATCAGCACCACTGGTCCCAGCGGCAGCAGTTCCATCGCTTTGTACACCGGGTCGGTGGTTGTCCCCCTCACCGGCGAGACGACGGCAATCTCCTGCCCCGTTAAAGCGTTCACCACGCTGGACTTCCCCACATTCGTCCGGCCGAAGACGGCGATATGCGTCCGCTCCCCGCGCGGCGTTGCGTTCAGACTCATCTAACCATTCCCCCTCTATTCGCCGGGGATGCCCGGCTTCGTGACCTGCAGCGGATTCAGGATGGCGGCAGCGCGTTCGGCGGTCAGCCAGCCGCCGCTCACAGCGACCTGCTCCACCGACAGCCCCTCGCGCCGGGCGATCCCGGCAATCTCGGCGGCCGCCTCGTAGCCGAGATGCGGGACCAGCGCGGCGGCCAGCACGGTGGAACGCCGCAGATGCTCGCGGCATACGCCCTCGTTGACGGCGATGCCGCGAATGCAGCGCTGCTCGAACAGCGGAACGGCCCGCCCCAGAATCTCCAGCGATTCCAGCAGGGAATCGGCGATCAGCGGGCCGTACGCGTTCAGTTCGAGCTGGCCGCCGGCGGCGGCCCAAGTGGTCGCGGCATCGTTCGCGATCACCCGCATGGCCGCTTGGCCGGCCATTTCCGCCATGACGGGGTTCACCTTCCCCGGCATGATCGACGAGCCGGCCTGGACGGCGGGCAGCGTGTATTCGCCGATGCCCCCGGCGGGGCCGGACGCCAGCAGCCGCAGGTCGCCGGCGATCTTGAACAACGTCACGGCTGCCGCTTTCAGCAGCCCGGACACCTCGACGAAGACGTCCATGTTCTGCGTCCCGTCCATCGGAAATTCGCTGCGCGCTAAGCCCAGCCCGGTCAACTCCTGCAGCGTGTCGGTGACCTGGAAGATGTAAGCCCGGGGCGCGTCCAACCCGGTGCCGATCGCCGTACCGCCGAGATGAATCTCGCGCAGCCGCTCCTCGGCTTTGTACAGCCGCCACCGGTCGCGGGCGACCGCCTTGGCGTAAGCACCAAAGCCCTGGCCGGCCATCATCGGCAGGGCGTCCATCAGCTGCGTGCGTCCGAGCTTCAGCACATCCGCGAATTCCCGCTCCTTCTCCTGCAGCGCCTCCTGCAGGGAGGCATAAGCGTCGCTGAGCGGGCGCAGCAGCCGGATCGCCGCGATTCGAAGCGCGGTGGGGTACACGTCGTTGGTCGATTGACATCGGTTGACGTGGTCCAACGGATGGACAAGCTGGTAGTCGCCTTTTGTCCCTCCCAGCCGTTTAATCGCTAAATTGGCGATCACCTCGTTGACGTTCATATGCGTGGACGTGCCCGCGCCGCCCTGCAGGGCATCAACCACGAATTGATCGACCAAGGCGCCCTCGGCAATCTTGTCGCACGCCCATTCAATCGCTTCCGCGACCTCAGCCGGGATTAGGCCCAGCTTGCCATTGACCCGCGCCGCCGCTTTCTTGACCACGGCGATCGCTTCGATCAGCCGGGGATGGGCTGGACGCCCGCTGACCGGAAAATTCTCCATCGCCCGCGCCGTATGAATGCCGTAATAGACTTCTGCCGGGATCGCTTTGGGGCCTAGCGCGTCGGTCTCCATGCGATATTTTTGATCGGAATCGGGTTCATTCGGAAATTCTTGACGCATTCGGGTTCGCCTCCGACAAATGTCAATCTCTTCCTTTTCATCGTAGTTGAAAGCGACTTCTCGAGACAGTAAAGAAGATCACGTGAAAGGCCGGAAGGAACTTGTTCTAAAGACGATTTTTCGTCCATAAGCTAGGGATAAGAAGGAGGGGTACATGCCATGGTCGAACCAAATAAAGCCAAGCATCAGGAGCTGCATTTGCTAAATCGCAAGCTGTTGGACATTACGGGGGTCCTCAATGTGGAAAGCTTCGACAGCGAGGAGTTTTTGCTTCAAACCGAACTTGGTGCGATGACGATCCGAGGGCATAATTTACATATCAAAAACCTGAACCTGGAGCAGGGACTGGTCAGCATCGAAGGTACGGTAAACTCGCTTTCGTATTTGGATCCGGGGTCCAATTCGTCCAGTAAGGGCCTGCTCGGCAAGCTGTTCCGATGAATTTGGAGACACAATGGGCGACCCTGCTCTGGATGCTGGCATCCGGGGGGATCATGGGCATCGCCTTTGACAGCTATCGCGTCGTCTCGGGACAGCTCCGGTTTCCCCGCTGGAGTGTCCATGCCCTCGATTTGCTCTACTGGTTGGCTGCCGCCTTATTCGTCTTCCGCACGTTGTATCACAGCAACCAGGGGGAACTAAGGTTCTATGTTTTTTTAGGACTTTTTCTAGGTATTTGGATTTATTTTTTGTTCCTTAGTGTTCTCACCGAGCGTTTTGTGTTAATGTTAATGAGGATAGCTAACAAAATTTATCATTTTATCGTACGAACGATTGAGATTTTCATCATCGCTCCGTTACAATGGCTGGTCAAAATGATCCGTGTTCTGCTCGGATTCGTTTGGATTGTGCTGCTGTTCCTAGGCCGGATCACCTTGTTGCCGATCTGGAAGCTGCTCGTATGGGTGCTTACACCTATATGGACAAGGCTTCGGATTCCGCAGGGGGTGGACAAGATTCGGCGTTGGGCGGCTGTGTGGCGAGAGCGTGTTTTGCGTCTATTACGCTGGTTCTACAAAGAATAAGGCTGGGAGGTGCCCTGGTGCGCGAAGTGTCGACAAATCCGAAACCATCGAACAAAACTTCATCCTCCGGAAACGGATCTGCTTTCGCTAAGCGCAGGCTGCGGATCTGGATGGGATTTATGGTCCTGTTTTTAAGCTGGGCCGGATATACGTTCATTTCTCAAGCCGGGGAGATCGGCAGCAAATCGCTAGAGCTGGCGGAACGGCAAGCCGCCAAGGCAGCCAGTGAGCAGAGCTTGAACCAGCTCAAATATGAGATTGACCGTTTGAATGACCCCGAATACATTGGACAAATTGCCATGAAGAAATATGGTCTGTACAAACCGGGTGAAATCCCTGTCCGGGTATCCGAGTCCGAAGCCGGAAATGACTGACCCCATGCGGGTTGACGGGACATCCGTCTGTTGACCTTGTTTCAGTCATTCGGTATAATCAAATCACCGCAGTCAAGATTTCGAGGCCTGGCTGTATATTTTTAAGGGAGGATCATTTTATTTTATGGCAATTGAAGTGGGCACCAAGTTAGAAGGAAAAGTGACAGGCATCACGCATTTCGGAGCATTTGTGGATCTGTCAGGAGGTGTCACGGGTCTCGTTCATATTTCGGAGATCGCCGACAATTACGTGAAAGACGTTAACGATCATCTGAAGATCGGCGATATGGTTACCGTAAAGGTAATCAATGTCGATAAGGACGGCAAGATCGGACTTTCCATCAAGCAGGCTGTTGACAAACCGGCCGAAGCCAGACCGCCTCGTGCACCGAGAACGGACCGGCCAATCGGCGGAGACCGTCCTGGCGGCGGATTTAACCGGGACCGGGGAGGACGCTCTTTCAAGCCCCCAGCCAGCAAATCCTCATTCGAAGACAAAGTTTCTCGTTTCCTGAAGGACAGCGAGGAGCGCATTTCTTCGTTGAAGAAGAATACGGAAGGCAAACGCGGAGGTCGCGGAGCCAAACGAATGTAATCCCTGAAAACTTAATTAATCAAACCCACCGTAGGCGAATCGCTCGCCTGCGGTTTTTTGTTTTGTTTCGCGCTCCAATCTTCACAAGTTGACTTTTGCCTATGCGATAAAGCATGTTTTGT
This region includes:
- a CDS encoding aspartate ammonia-lyase, which produces MRQEFPNEPDSDQKYRMETDALGPKAIPAEVYYGIHTARAMENFPVSGRPAHPRLIEAIAVVKKAAARVNGKLGLIPAEVAEAIEWACDKIAEGALVDQFVVDALQGGAGTSTHMNVNEVIANLAIKRLGGTKGDYQLVHPLDHVNRCQSTNDVYPTALRIAAIRLLRPLSDAYASLQEALQEKEREFADVLKLGRTQLMDALPMMAGQGFGAYAKAVARDRWRLYKAEERLREIHLGGTAIGTGLDAPRAYIFQVTDTLQELTGLGLARSEFPMDGTQNMDVFVEVSGLLKAAAVTLFKIAGDLRLLASGPAGGIGEYTLPAVQAGSSIMPGKVNPVMAEMAGQAAMRVIANDAATTWAAAGGQLELNAYGPLIADSLLESLEILGRAVPLFEQRCIRGIAVNEGVCREHLRRSTVLAAALVPHLGYEAAAEIAGIARREGLSVEQVAVSGGWLTAERAAAILNPLQVTKPGIPGE
- the yabP gene encoding sporulation protein YabP; translation: MVEPNKAKHQELHLLNRKLLDITGVLNVESFDSEEFLLQTELGAMTIRGHNLHIKNLNLEQGLVSIEGTVNSLSYLDPGSNSSSKGLLGKLFR
- the yabQ gene encoding spore cortex biosynthesis protein YabQ → MNLETQWATLLWMLASGGIMGIAFDSYRVVSGQLRFPRWSVHALDLLYWLAAALFVFRTLYHSNQGELRFYVFLGLFLGIWIYFLFLSVLTERFVLMLMRIANKIYHFIVRTIEIFIIAPLQWLVKMIRVLLGFVWIVLLFLGRITLLPIWKLLVWVLTPIWTRLRIPQGVDKIRRWAAVWRERVLRLLRWFYKE
- a CDS encoding FtsB family cell division protein, with the protein product MREVSTNPKPSNKTSSSGNGSAFAKRRLRIWMGFMVLFLSWAGYTFISQAGEIGSKSLELAERQAAKAASEQSLNQLKYEIDRLNDPEYIGQIAMKKYGLYKPGEIPVRVSESEAGND
- a CDS encoding S1 domain-containing RNA-binding protein, with product MAIEVGTKLEGKVTGITHFGAFVDLSGGVTGLVHISEIADNYVKDVNDHLKIGDMVTVKVINVDKDGKIGLSIKQAVDKPAEARPPRAPRTDRPIGGDRPGGGFNRDRGGRSFKPPASKSSFEDKVSRFLKDSEERISSLKKNTEGKRGGRGAKRM